The Paenibacillus sp. 481 DNA window ATAAGCGCACTATGGAGCGAATGCTCTCCAACATTCACACGAAAAAGGGCTTTATATCGTTGTATAGGGAAGGACAAGTCGTTGCTTGCGGGCTCGGCGTTATCGAGAGAGAATACATAGGGCTGTATGATGTCGTGACGGATACGAGCTATAGAAATCAAGGATTCGGGGAGCAGATGATTTTGAATTTGTTAAAATGGGGCAAAGAAAACGGCGCGAGGTACAGTTACTTAGCAGTTGTAGCGAATAATGAGCCTGCGTTACGACTATATTCGAAACTCGGTTATGCGGAGGTTTATAAGTATTGGTATCGGGTGAAGGACTCTGTTCAAGGGTAGAACATGTAGGGATTGTAAGGCTGCACAGCAAAAAGAGGGGCTCAGTTCTAATTCTCGGCCCCTCTTTACTACTCATATCGTAACGAATCATCGTTCTAATGCCGAATATCGCTAGCGTAATTATTCCAAAATGATTTTGTTAAGCACAAGAGACACAGGATTATGAATCGTATCCCCAACTGGGCAGGTGCGCTCTATAAATTCCACGAACTTCTCCACCTGCTCCAACGAAGCATCAGTCTTGACATGGATGTTATATCTCACTTCCGAATAGCCACGCCGAACATCCGATTTGTTCATAAATCCGTCTGTATCAAGGTCTCCTTCCACCTCAACCCAGAATTGTTCTAACTTAATGTTGAACTTCGGGGCATACACCCTAGCCACAATAGATTGGCAGGCTCCCAGCGCACACAGCATCAACTCAACTGGATTCATCCCCGTATCCGTGCCACCTAGTGATTTCGGTTCGTCGATCGTAATTTCAAAATGTCTAGACTTCGCCTTTACGACCATTCCATCTTGTAAGTGCGCAGTTGCTTTAAACGTCTCAAGCGGCATCCTAATCCCTCTTTTCCAAAAGTCCAGTGGTTACTTAATATGCCTGTCGCGCCGATGTTTTCACCGAACTTCAAAGTATGTGTCTAGTATATTACACTTTAGAAGGAATGATTAATCCTATTTAATCATTTTCATATATTATCGAACCCTATCTTCTTTAAAATAGAATTCACGAAATCGGTCTTTAAATCCGCGTAGGCCAATTTATCTTTGTTATGTGCTTGCGATAGCCTTTCCTTCAACGCTTGATATGCCTGAAGTGCGGATTCATGCTGAATTAAATAATCTCTAAACGCAAGTTGCCTTAATAAATAAGGACTTCCTGTTCGGTACATATGAATTTGATGCGTTCTCGGTTCACCTTTACTGAAATAATGCCTATCCGGTAAGATGTTTATTCCCTTGTAGGAGTACCCTAGGCTCTCCAATCCTTGCACACATTCGTATCCTTGTTGAAAATCTGTTAGCTCAATTGCAATATCAATAATTGGCTTTGCACTTAAATGTCTCACGGCGGTGCTGCC harbors:
- a CDS encoding OsmC family protein, whose translation is MPLETFKATAHLQDGMVVKAKSRHFEITIDEPKSLGGTDTGMNPVELMLCALGACQSIVARVYAPKFNIKLEQFWVEVEGDLDTDGFMNKSDVRRGYSEVRYNIHVKTDASLEQVEKFVEFIERTCPVGDTIHNPVSLVLNKIILE
- a CDS encoding GrpB family protein; this translates as MLGLPKGEVFLVPWTEEWKTEFLLEKKRIDTEIGELIVAVHHIGSTAVRHLSAKPIIDIAIELTDFQQGYECVQGLESLGYSYKGINILPDRHYFSKGEPRTHQIHMYRTGSPYLLRQLAFRDYLIQHESALQAYQALKERLSQAHNKDKLAYADLKTDFVNSILKKIGFDNI